A DNA window from Desulfobacteraceae bacterium contains the following coding sequences:
- the dsrJ gene encoding sulfate reduction electron transfer complex DsrMKJOP subunit DsrJ, with product MNDKKYIIAGLAIFVVLMTFPFWFNMGKAAPPPEVILTPKAKAAKECVRPTEYMKVEHMQLLDVWRDTVTRDGRRVYVNEQGKQFTMSLSNTCLDCHSNKTEFCDRCHNYASVSPYCWDCHIDNPKETK from the coding sequence ATGAATGACAAAAAGTATATCATCGCCGGATTAGCGATATTCGTGGTGCTCATGACCTTCCCCTTCTGGTTCAACATGGGCAAGGCCGCCCCGCCGCCGGAGGTGATCCTGACCCCCAAGGCCAAGGCCGCCAAGGAGTGCGTGCGCCCCACGGAATATATGAAAGTGGAGCACATGCAGCTGCTGGACGTCTGGCGGGATACGGTCACCCGTGACGGTCGGCGTGTCTACGTCAACGAGCAGGGCAAACAGTTCACCATGAGCCTTTCCAACACCTGTCTGGATTGCCACTCCAACAAAACCGAGTTTTGCGACCGGTGTCACAATTATGCCTCGGTGAGCCCTTACTGCTGGGACTGCCATATCGATAATCCGAAGGAGACAAAGTGA
- a CDS encoding 4Fe-4S dicluster domain-containing protein has translation MEDSRRDFLKIAGISALGLGASPVLDAFAKEEVLHAPQMIQGETALKGTHWGMIVDTRKIHSPEDLEPMIAACNKIHNIPELKTENHEIKWIWAEAYHNAFPEKETNFLNEHLEHIALPVLCNHCEDPPCCRACPTQATFKRESDGIVMMDFHRCIGCRFCMAACPYGARSFNFRDPRPFIKETNLQFPTRMKGVVEKCNFCAERLAVGQQPACVEASNGILTFGDLDDAESEVRKVLRENYTIRRKQNLGTGPSVYYIV, from the coding sequence ATGGAAGACAGCAGAAGAGATTTCCTGAAGATCGCCGGCATTTCGGCGCTGGGCCTGGGCGCCAGCCCGGTCCTGGACGCTTTTGCGAAAGAAGAGGTTTTGCACGCCCCCCAGATGATTCAAGGCGAAACCGCGCTCAAGGGCACCCACTGGGGCATGATAGTGGACACCCGCAAGATCCACTCGCCGGAAGATCTCGAACCGATGATCGCGGCCTGCAACAAGATCCACAACATTCCGGAGCTTAAAACCGAAAACCACGAAATCAAGTGGATCTGGGCGGAGGCCTACCACAACGCCTTTCCCGAAAAAGAGACCAACTTCCTCAACGAGCATCTCGAGCATATCGCCCTGCCCGTGCTCTGCAACCATTGCGAGGATCCGCCCTGCTGCCGCGCATGCCCCACCCAGGCGACCTTCAAACGGGAATCCGACGGCATCGTGATGATGGATTTTCACCGCTGCATCGGCTGCCGCTTCTGCATGGCGGCCTGCCCCTATGGTGCGCGCAGCTTCAACTTCCGCGACCCGCGGCCGTTCATCAAGGAAACCAACCTGCAATTCCCCACCCGGATGAAAGGTGTCGTCGAAAAGTGCAACTTCTGCGCTGAACGCCTGGCGGTGGGCCAACAGCCGGCCTGTGTGGAAGCCTCCAACGGGATCCTGACCTTCGGCGACCTGGACGACGCGGAATCGGAAGTGCGCAAGGTCCTGCGGGAAAACTATACGATTCGCCGTAAACAGAACCTGGGCACCGGACCCAGCGTCTATTACATCGTGTGA
- the nrfD gene encoding polysulfide reductase NrfD has translation MLELAIKGSKRYWGWMTLLAGVVGVGFLIYLQQLNFGLGITGMSRDVSWGFYIANFTYLVGVAAGGVMVVLPYYLHNYKAFGKITILGEFLAVASLVMCLLLILVDLGQPMRMFNVLFYPSPRSVLFWDMIVLNGYLFLNIVVGWNVLEAERNGTSYPPWLKPFILLSIPWAISIHTVTAYLYSGLPGRGFWMTAILAPRFLSSAFAAGPALLILLCLVVRRMTNFDPGREQIQSLAKIVAYAICINVFFFLCEVFVAFYSNIPEHTAHIKYLFVGLHGKGALVPWMWTSMGLMAVGIILLVNPVTRKQEGVLAVACVAVFVGTWIDKGLGMISGGFVPSPLHHVNEYAPTIPEILITLGIYAMGALVLTALFKIAISVKEEAAG, from the coding sequence ATGCTTGAACTCGCGATAAAAGGCAGCAAGAGATACTGGGGGTGGATGACCCTGCTGGCCGGCGTGGTCGGGGTGGGCTTCCTGATTTACCTGCAACAGCTGAACTTCGGCTTGGGCATTACCGGCATGAGCCGGGATGTCTCCTGGGGCTTCTACATCGCCAATTTCACCTACCTGGTCGGGGTGGCCGCCGGCGGCGTGATGGTCGTTTTGCCCTACTACCTCCACAACTACAAGGCCTTCGGCAAGATCACGATCCTGGGCGAGTTCCTGGCGGTGGCCTCGCTGGTGATGTGCCTGCTACTGATCCTGGTGGACCTGGGCCAGCCCATGCGGATGTTCAATGTCCTTTTCTACCCCTCGCCCCGCTCGGTGCTTTTCTGGGACATGATCGTCCTCAACGGCTACCTTTTTCTGAACATCGTCGTGGGTTGGAACGTCCTGGAAGCCGAACGCAACGGCACCTCCTACCCGCCCTGGCTCAAACCGTTCATTCTGCTTTCCATCCCCTGGGCGATCAGCATTCACACGGTCACGGCCTACCTCTACAGCGGGCTTCCCGGCAGGGGCTTCTGGATGACGGCCATCCTGGCGCCGCGCTTTTTGTCATCGGCCTTCGCCGCCGGCCCGGCACTTCTGATTCTGCTCTGCCTGGTGGTGCGCAGGATGACCAACTTCGACCCCGGCCGGGAGCAGATCCAGTCCCTTGCCAAAATCGTGGCCTACGCCATCTGCATCAACGTCTTTTTCTTCCTCTGCGAGGTGTTCGTGGCCTTCTACAGCAACATCCCCGAGCACACCGCGCATATCAAATACCTTTTTGTCGGCCTGCACGGCAAAGGGGCGCTGGTGCCCTGGATGTGGACCTCCATGGGGCTGATGGCGGTGGGCATCATCCTGCTGGTCAACCCGGTCACTCGCAAGCAGGAAGGGGTGCTGGCGGTGGCCTGCGTTGCGGTTTTCGTGGGCACCTGGATCGACAAGGGACTCGGCATGATTTCCGGCGGTTTCGTGCCCTCCCCGCTGCACCATGTCAACGAGTACGCACCGACCATCCCCGAGATCCTGATCACCCTGGGCATCTACGCGATGGGGGCCCTGGTCCTGACGGCGCTCTTCAAGATCGCGATTTCGGTCAAGGAGGAGGCCGCCGGGTAA